A part of Andrena cerasifolii isolate SP2316 chromosome 10, iyAndCera1_principal, whole genome shotgun sequence genomic DNA contains:
- the LOC143374366 gene encoding uncharacterized protein LOC143374366, producing the protein MDEEDTRTLWCGNLSEKVTEEILYELFLQGGPVQRVSIPKDRDGKQRTYGFVTYKHINSVSYALSLFDGTVLFNRPISMSNRQSVELPQIETSQDHSCSLNHLLQLGQQMLLANSAPHIKITMFGNNMAPNTGSHSKEVDVHSYKDDRRSRRAHPYHREQNKNNNYHNKEHRSRNTHNNYRSNDYSRHDYRSNRRNYR; encoded by the exons ATGGATGAAGAAGATACGCGCACCCTTTGGTGTGGGAATCTGAGCGAGAAAGTAACGGAGGAGATCTTATACGAATTGTTCTTACAG GGCGGTCCCGTGCAAAGAGTTTCGATTCCTAAAGATCGCGACGGCAAGCAAAGAACGTATGGATTCGTAACGTATAAACATATTAATTCGGTGTCATATGCTCTGAGTCTGTTCGATGGTACAGTCCTGTTCAATCGTCCTATTAGTATGAGTAACAGGCAAAGCGTAGAGTTACCGCAGATAGAGACCTCGCAGGATCATTCTTGTAGCTTGAATCATCTACTTCAGTTAGGCCAACAGATGTTGCTAGCGAACAGTGCGCCTCATATTAAAATAACCATGTTCGGGAACAACATGGCGCCGAACACGGGTTCCCATTCGAAGGAGGTAGATGTTCACTCTTATAAAGACGATAGAAGATCCAGAAGAGCGCATCCTTACCATAGAGAgcagaataaaaataataactaCCATAACAAAGAGCACAGGTCTAGGAACACTCACAATAATTATCGATCCAATGATTATTCCAGACACGATTATAGAAGCAATAGACGTAATTATCGTTAG
- the Orc1 gene encoding origin recognition complex subunit 1 — protein MGEEEKQVEDGVEYLTRIRIRRPPLRFSSYHCGPLPSLSGSGSTPENYPSLRNRKSLNYNEDKLFINSIVTSVKLMRNTSKQKENKDSNVSTITHHSESITSKSNVSAIRHDSESVTPKSSTKNNKRNHISSVIDSETDSGTDSKVVKAKSMKKSSKLVDSTNDKLNEPPKTKETPTTQDLSPIILKIVGQKMVIPKTSKRDVPRVDNNDDNEEEFQPNRCKNINFYSVENTTPVKMDKQKRTISGNAQKNVEFVGKNKSDNEEEGLADMYKRIKISSAKKSTATPQKRSIARKSTATQLVETHLSTPKSRSVKRNLTPSMGKRSSTLLKAATPLQEARSRLHVSAVPKSLPCREEEFNNIFTFLRGKLVDKSGGCIYISGVPGTGKTATVNEAVRCLQKLIIKGQLDDFDYVSINGMKLTEPRQSYVQILKQLDGRTGTWEQAYHILETKFRRANSKMTLLLVDELDFLCTKRQDVVYNLLDWPTKATAQLVVVTIANTMDLPERVLMGRVTSRLGLTRLTFQPYNFKQLQEIVMSRLKDFSGFRSEAVQLVARKVSAVSGDARRALDICRRAMEIAELRDAETISLTDVTEAVSEMIASAKVQAIKHCSKMEQTFLQAMSAEVTRTSIEEVYFKDAYRQLESLCSFNGIKVPTITETLAVCGRLGASRLLICEHSRNDIYQKILLNVSTDDIHYATQELDINSK, from the exons ATGGGAGAGGAAGAGAAACAGGTGGAAGATGGGGTTGAATATTTAAcaagaattagaattagaaggCCACCTTTGAGATTTTCTTCATACCATTGTGGACCATTGCCTTCCTTAAGTGGCTCAGGAAGTACCCCAGAGAATTATCCGTCACTGAGGAATAGGAAGAGCCTTAATTATAACGAAGACAAATTATTTATCAATTCTATAGTCACTAGTGTAAAACTGATGAGGAACACATCGAAGCAGAAGGAAAACAAAGACTCGAATGTTTCTACTATTACACATCATTCTGAGTCTATAACATCAAAATCTAATGTTTCTGCTATTAGGCATGATTCTGAATCTGTAACTCCAAAATCTagtacaaaaaataacaaacgaAATCACATTTCTTCCGTAATTGATAGTGAAACTGATAGCGGCACGGATTCTAAAGTAGTGAAAGCTAAATCAATGAAAAAGTCTAGTAAACTAGTGGATAGTACAAATGATAAGCTGAACGAACCTCCAAAAACGAAGGAGACACCAACGACCCAAGATTTAAGTCCCATTATTCTTAAGATAGTCGGACAGAAAATGGTGATTCCTAAAACGTCGAAGAGAGATGTTCCCCGTGTTGATAACAACGATGATAATGAAGAGGAATTCCAGCCCAATAGGTGTAAGAATATTAATTTCTATTCAGTTGAGAATACCACTCCCGTTAAAATGGATAAACAAAAGAGGACAATTTCTGGAAATGCCCAGAAGAACGTAGAAttcgttggtaaaaataaaaGCGACAACGAAGAAGAGGGTTTGGCTGATATGTACAAGCGTATTAAAATTTCATCGGCAAAGAAAAGCACTGCCACGCCTCAGAAGAGAAGCATTGCACGAAAGAGTACAGCAACACAGCTGGTGGAGACTCATTTGAGCACTCCTAAATCGCGTTCAGTGAAACGCAATCTAACGCCGTCCATGGGCAAGCGGAGCAGCACTTTATTGAAAGCAGCCACACCCTTGCAGGAAGCTAGATCGAGATTGCACGTGAGCGCTGTACCGAAATCCTTGCCATGCAGAGAAGAGGAGTTCaacaacatttttacatttctaAGAGGGAAATTAGTAGATAAAAGTGGGGG GTGTATATACATAAGCGGAGTACCAGGAACAGGTAAAACTGCCACTGTTAACGAAGCAGTCAGATGCTTGCAAAAGTTGATAATTAAAGGTCAGCTGGACGATTTCGattatgtttcaattaatggTATGAAGCTGACTGAGCCGAGGCAGTCTTATGTGCAAATTCTGAAGCAGCTGGATGGCAGAACAGGTACTTGGGAGCAAGCATATCATATACTGGAAACAAAATTTCGTAGAGCCAATTCCAAGATGACGTTACTCCTCGTGGACGAA CTCGATTTCTTGTGCACAAAACGTCAGGACGTTGTGTACAATTTGCTAGACTGGCCAACAAAGGCAACGGCGCAGTTAGTCGTCGTCACCATAGCCAATACTATGGATCTACCGGAAAGAGTTTTAATGGGTCGCGTTACATCGCGTTTGGGCCTCACGCGGCTAACATTCCAGCCGTACAATTTCAAACAGCTACAGGAAATAGTGATGTCCAGGCTCAAGGACTTCAGCGGCTTCAGAAGCGAAGCTGTACAACTCGTTGCACG AAAAGTTTCCGCTGTGTCTGGGGATGCGAGGCGAGCTCTGGACATATGCCGTCGCGCCATGGAAATCGCGGAGTTGCGAGACGCTGAAACGATATCTCTGACAGATGTGACCGAAGCTGTGTCCGAGATGATCGCGTCTGCAAAGGTTCAGGCGATAAAGCATTGCTCGAAAATGGAGCAGACATTTCTCCAAGCGATGTCCGCGGAGGTCACGCGAACCTCCATCGAGGAAGTGTATTTTAAAGACGCGTACAGGCAGCTTGAATCGTTGTGTTCTTTTAacg GCATAAAAGTACCTACTATAACGGAAACGCTCGCTGTTTGCGGAAGACTGGGTGCCAGCAGATTATTAATATGCGAGCACTCTAGGAACGATATATACCAGAAGATTTTATTAAACGTCTCCACGGATGATATCCACTACGCGACGCAGGAGCTAGATATAAATTCGAAATAA
- the LOC143374368 gene encoding uncharacterized protein LOC143374368: MVEDIEEKILALHGEQKWEDIVNLNCAINEFARCRLFWVLPTMDELRWMKQIIDEHNVVGLASIGCGCGLLEWLFKEYSGLDVIGIELDRSWWGSKYSPPLFIENMLFVREDSTTNFCISGNHALLFCYFNNAAAFCDYIESYEGRLIFVVGPKEGEDRWTEPMPFDKKFHEYGWKLVNKREIERSNDYITVYAR, encoded by the exons ATGGTCGAAGATATCGAGGAAAAGATCCTCGCGCTGCACGGCGAGCAGAAATGGGAGGATATCGTTAATTTGAATTGCGCTATCAACGAGTTCGCGAGGTGTAGATTATTCTGGGTGTTACCAACCATGGATGAGCTCCGTTGGATGAAGCAAATAATCGACGAGCATAACGTGGTCGGGCTAGCGAGCATAGGATGCGGATGTGGATTGTTGGAATGGTTGTTTAAGGAGTATTCCG GCCTGGACGTGATTGGTATAGAGTTAGATCGATCATGGTGGGGCAGCAAGTATTCTCCGCCGTTATTCATAGAGAACATGCTCTTCGTTCGCGAAGATAGCACGACGAACTTTTGTATATCGGGGAATCATGCCCTACTGTTTTGCTACTTTAATAACGCGGCAGCGTTTTGCGATTACATCGAAAGTTATGAGGGGAGGCTTATCTTTGTCGTTGGGCCTAAGGAAGGTGAAGATCGTTGGACGGAGCCGATGCCTTTCGATAAGAAATTTCACGAATACGGCTGGAAGTTGGTGAACAAGAGGGAAATCGAACGATCCAACGACTACATCACCGTCTACGCCAGATGA
- the Strat gene encoding RAB interacting factor STRAT translates to MSTDKDHSSLKDENEKNKLKVYCTFCPSKILNAGAARLVNIEFNLPYVQRKGEGEADQQELITDYWLVEDMYTFENIGVSHTVNNVKYLACADCERGPVGWHDLPTKKSYIALARVKHE, encoded by the exons ATGTCGACGGATAAGGATCATAGTTCGTTGAAGGACGAGAATGAAAAGAACAAGCTGAAGGTGTACTGCACATTCTGCCCCTCGAAAATACTAAACGCAGGTGCAGCCCGGCTAGTAAACATCGAG TTTAATCTACCCTATGTACAACGTAAGGGAGAGGGCGAAGCCGACCAGCAGGAATTGATAACGGACTATTGGTTGGTGGAGGACATGTACACGTTTGAGAATATTGGCGTTTCGCATACCGTAAACAATGTAAAGTATTTAGCGTGCGCGGATTGCGAGAGAGGGCCAGTGGGCTGGCACGACCTCCCCACGAAGAAGTCGTACATAGCACTGGCCAGAGTCAAGCACGAATGA